CTACGCAATGCTAAAAAGCGTTTTCATATTATGAGCATGACATATGTTACAGATGAGCAAGCCTTCCTTTTATTATTCCACTATGCACACACCAAAgcattgataaattaaaaaaacaaaatatcgaTCACATCTATGCATCAAATGAGTATAAAATCTTACACAAACAAATGAAAAGAACTAAACTCACCAGCAATGTTCTATGCTTCATGATTATATGGGTCTTTGTCCCCAAGTTATTGCGGACATAGCAGGACCCTTCATCAGAGCTTGTTCCAAGTCCAACTATAGTTCCCAACGGAGTCCTTGACCCACTTGAAACACCTTCTGAATCTCTAGGAAACTCAAGAGACAAAGGTATTGATGCTGGGTCAGGATtaagatatatatgtatgtgatctTCAGAGTCTTCATTTTGCATTGGCGGTACTCTTGTACCTACAGCAATAACTCGTCCCGATATATGCAATTCTAGATCTTTATATGCATCGGATGTAGGCTGATCAGAGCTTGTGGTGTGCATCTGACAGAAACTTGAATCGGATAAACCATATTTCTTTTGGGTTCTTGCATTCTCTGTGGATTCGCATACCCTTAGATCAGTAGAAGAAAAGGTGGAAAGCTTAACATTGCAGGTGTGTGATATTTCAGGAATCCTTTTGGCAATACGTACCATTCCAAAAAGATCTCTCCCTGACACTATATGGAGCACCTCCGGAGTCTCACTGGCAGATcgttcctcagcttcaaaactGTCAGGAAGGAGGTCCATGGACTCGATTTCAGGACCATAATATGCCACATGTAAGGCAGAATAGAAATCTCTTTCCAATACGTCAAGATAACCTGATCCAACTACCACCCTTTTCTCCGATAAAATGTCACTAATAGCATATCTATACCATCTTAGCCACTCAACAACTTCCATCTGCTTCATTGTCGAATGGGATTCATATTTGTACAGTACCGAGCCTTGTCTCGACTGTCTCTGAACAAGTGATCTTTGAGATAACAGATACCTGTCATAATGGGCTCTCTTCTCACTGTCCGATAATATCTGCTTTGTTTCAGATGATATTAGTCAAAGAAATATATTATCAAGTATACATGAACAAGCATGGTTTAAAAAAATCAGCACATGCACTACTTTTTCCTGCTTTCACTATCTAAAAACGAATGGTAATCGTTAAGTGGCCAGTTcttctaaaacctcaaggtggaAAGGCTGTTTATTAGGATTATTATATTCCAGCACTCCTCACTTGAAAACCCATTTTTGGGTCGAAGAGTAGATCACGGGCGCCCCATCTTTTGGGGCATAACCTTGCATGGTATCATGTAAGTTGATAACATGTTGAGGGACCGGTTTTCTAGAACCTCAAAGTGTTAAGGAAAAGCTTTTTCACCacaataattatattctaatagtAATCAATCACAGTTAAGCAAATAAAGAAGTTGTTTAGAGTCCAAAATGTTGATGTTTTCTTTTGTTGCATCACTGAGCTAAGATATTTATCAGTAGCAATTACAATTACAAGGACTGAAGAGCGAAATCCTGGTATGCTTGTCATAAAAATCCAAGTTTAAGGCCCCATTTGGTATCGTTGTTGTAAACAGCATAGCggttttttgctgaaaagcatgaaaaaactatttgataaatctaaaaaacAGCTTTTATGAACTACTTTTGGCTAAAAATGTGCTTTTAGGGAAAGCAAGTTGTATTCCAGCTTTTGCAAGCTGACAGATATATCACTACCTAACCCtcatcaaaaacattttataactaaaattatgcaaatatcaaaaactaTCAAAATTATCTCATTTCTGCAACAGTACTTTTTCTAACACATCAGTGTTGAACAGCACTCCCAAATAGACCTTAAACCCTCAAATATACCCAGTTCTATTGCATCAGTGTTTGTTCCCTCGAAATTTTTGGGAAGGGAATAAACAATAACAATATGACACGTcactttttgaaaaattttgggATATCTTTTCACACATTTCTCTTCAATTATTTAGAACCCCGAGCCGCCATCCGTTATTTGTGAGTAGcgctacatgcacaaaattttgtacaaaatGACATGGCAATTGAGGGGATATTTTACTTCACATTACTTATGTGAATATAGGGATTCATTCCAATCAAAACTTAACCCATACAAATTTTAATACTCAATTTTATGCATGAAAcatttttccttatttatccTGTAAATCACAGACAAAGGcttaaattctataattttttgtgaatacaaatataaacattaaattttaataaaattaagaaaaaataatgaaattatatatcttatgtGTGACGTGGACAAAGAATTAGTTTGCCGACAAAAGAGCGAAGATGAAAGAGTAGTACCTGATAAGCGGCGAGAATTTGAACAAATCGCTGGGAAACAGAGGGATCATTGGGGGCCAAGTCGGGGTGAGTTTGTTTAGCGAGTTTTCGAAAAGACGATTTGATTTCTGAAAAGGAGCTCGACTCTGAGACACCTAAGAGACTGTAAGCGTTTACAAACTCCTCTGCTGGACAGCTCAACCACCGCTTCAGAAGTGATCGTGATGGAATCAAATAATTATGGCGACACAAGTATCCGCTGAGAACCACCATAGTTATCCCCAGTGACGGAGCCAGGAAGATTTTTTAGGGGGGGCCGGAATGTAAATgtcatttaaattaaaaaaatattatatatcagaTTTTATAGCAGCATTAGTGAAAAAAATccatttattttagatttttataaaaaacttaatcatttcattaagaaaatttaattatttaactacCAAGCCGCCGAGGATGGAGATTTTAAAAAACGAGTTGTGAACATGAAGACTTGTAGACGCGACAGAAAAAGCAAAATGATATTGTCTAACATCATaatctatattattaaaatttataacaaatgatataattttattttataagttaaataaatataaataatatagtattaTATGTAATGCTACATTTGCAAAATTGGATACAAAATGATATGATAATTAAtggaattattttaattggtgttatttatacatataaacattCATTACAGTCAAAACTTAACACATATCACTGATTTGGTGCataattttgtaaatgaaatatttttctaatactatataagcaaaaaaaataaaaaatctaggAGGTGCCCGGGTCCCCTCCCCTCCGTCTCTGGTTATCCCTCAAGAGGAACAGAGCTATTTAATGGAAATTCAAGTGAAACTGATGTTGTAATACTAGAATTGAAATACAGTATTATTGGACCCTTtactcttttttgtttttttttaaataaagatgttaatctaataataataaaccaTATTGCATCTGCAATCAAGAGTCAaacaaacagtaaattgcaATCGCATATTCTCGTAAAAAGACAgttatattttgaagaaaatgtatatacaaatacaagtactcgtttcatgcatcctcgttgaattactggtaccTTTTCATTATTCATTATGTCCTGATAGAACTATCATTTGAGTACAgttaagaagcgaaaaacaaagcTCTCACCAAGGAGggaaaacaaccttagatctgAAGCAGAACCACGGAAATAAGAGAAATCGAACAGAAAATCCACCCGTTTGAAACAGAGAATAAagacaacgaaatctccgatggttttggATCGGTTTTGGATCTAAGACTTCACCTCAAAATAGATTCGGagcagaaccacaaaaacaagaaaaatcggATTGAAACTCACTcgcttggaagagagacagcgaaatctccgatggttttagatcaaAGTATCCCGAGAatatgtattattcaaaaattaagaagaaaaacaaaataattaattgattcGAGGCTTTCGACCAGTGAAAACCGATGAAAGCCCTCAGGCGACTACGACAAGAGAGAAGCAAGAGAGAAGTAGAGTTAAGAGAGGGGCTAGCGTTTTTTTTATAGCCTGATCTTTActcttttttgttaaataacatataaacaaaattactgatttttgtcaaaaaataacctATTGAGAGTTATTTTatgatttcttatttttttaaatttcttgtgaAAATATGAATTGCAATTATAAATGCAactaattataatttgaaatcaaatttaacaaatttttatcaaaaaagtgAAATTTCCATATGATTATAAGAAATTTTAGTGTTCAAGTTTacttttaaaatgatataaatatgCTTTGGCACATATatcaagaatttttaaaatatccttttataaattattagaaatttctttcatatatcattttaattttcatttaaaataaatttaaataaattatataattataatttaatatgcaCTATGTAATCctttttatattagaaatagTAAAAATCGAAACATAATACTCATTGTCTTTACCGCGATGATTGAGTAAATTTTGTTTTCTACCATAAGCGGAAGGACTAGGGTTACTAATATCTAAAGTTTCTAGTGACTGAGCTGTATGCAACTCAGTCGTCAACTCGCTCCCAAACTCGCTCTGTCCGTCTCGCCTCAATCTGGTCTCCCCActtctaaaatatatacaactATACATACAAAACAAGAGTAGAGCCTCCATTTCATCTGAACAGAGGAGATGGGGACATTGGGGAAAGCAATCTACACCGTTGGATTCTGGATCCGTGAAACTGGCCAAGCTATTGATCGTCTTGGTTGCCGTCTTCAGGGCAAATATTACTTTCAAGAACAGCGTATGcacctctccctctctctctctctccctcccccccccctctctctccccccttttctctcttgatctctctctcATATTTGAATTGAATTAGGTTCCTATAATGGTTAATTACTAAAATGTTAAACCGATAATTAGAAAGAAGGGTGTAATTTCATGTGTGTTGTGGTCAATACAGTGTAGTGATAGAAATTGTGAAAATTTCCCCTAATTATTTGTTGAGGCTATGTTAGACAGTATGTTTCTTTCAGAGTTGCATTTAACATTGTATATTTGGGAGTTTATGTGCTCTGGCTTGGCTGAAGGTGTCCAGAATAAGTGTCCGAGTCGGGGTAATAGAGTCTACATGAGAATTGAAGATTGTCAATTAGGTTCTAGAACTGTGAATTCTGATTAAGAGGTGGGGTTTAGTATTTTATGATGATCTTACAATGCTAGAGGTTTAGGTACCTATTTAATAAATGGATGCTGATTGAAAGATTTGAAGATTAGTAGGCTACTGCGGGTATTGGATTGCATCCAAGTTAATTGCATAATATATTAACAATGAATTAGGCAGTGTCTTTGTGTCAATTTAAATTTTGGAATAGAGGAACTAAACACCCAGTGACATTAGTCATACCTTCTGAATCGAAACCTCCTTGTGGCACTCCTTGACAATAATAGCAAATTTAACAAACTCATTCTTCTGTTGAAGAGTCACATTTCCGGCCTTAGTCGGCCAAACTCTCTTCAGTTTCTTCCCAGTTGTTAAACTGATGAATGCTAAAGAGGGTGTTAtttcatgtgtgtgtgtgtgttgtggTTAATGTTGGGTGCAGATACCACATACAGCAGTTGTGATAATTTAGGAGGCGTTTGGTTTATGGTTAATGAGCCtggttaacgggaatcggaacctcaaacccatgtgttggtgtttggattagtaaTATTGTGACATGGAATGGGAACCCCAATCCCACTTTAAGGGTAAATCATTCCTTACACTCCCTTTGGATATCCATTCCCATACCCCTCATTCTCGCTCCCACTCACGATCCAAACGCTCCCTTAATTTCctcaaattattaaattttaatactggTTGTTTTTTTGTTGAGGGGGCATTTGAATTGCTTATTGAAATGGAAACTGTGAATGGGGGTTAACGGGAATGGAAATTGGAATGAGTTTACCAATGCTGTTTGGATCGTACTGGAATGGGAATGAGTTTATCAATATAAGCTGTTTGGTTTACTCTAGAATGGGAATTAgcatgaatttattttttctgaaaagcTTGCTTtctttacaaaattaaaaataaatataataacatataattgctttttttttttttttttggggaaaAGAATACACATTTTTTATAGTCCATTTCTTCAAAGAATACACATAATTTATTTGGGGAAAGAATACACATTTTTTATAGTTGAAAATTATTGCCTGCAGGTTGAATCATAAGatatgtttgtgtgttttgGTTACTGGGAATTTTTGAAGTTATAAATGTCTCCTTTTCCGCagtgaaaaaatattaatttctagACGTGGATTTTATGGAAAAAAAAGTTTGTCACATTCTTGTTTTCAGTTCTGTGTGACAAACTTGGTGTGTTGAAATCATTGTTTATTTTCCCTTTGTTGTTTTTTATGTCTTGTGCAATCGCAAGTCTGTTTTCAAATATTATCTCTAATGTTGTGTTTTTCACAATATTTAGTTTCTCGTCACCGGACGCTTATGAACGTATATGACAAAGCTCCCAAGGTTGATAAGGATGCTTTTGTAGCTCCTAGTGCTTCTGTCATTGGGAATGTTAATGTGGGACACGCTTCTTCTATTTGGTATGGATGTGTTTTAAGAGGTAAGCAATGGTGCAATTAACAAAGCATgtctttattttatgtttatctATTGCTTGCTTGTTTGCTCATTGGAACATATATATGTTGCttacaataaattaaaattttaggtTTTCTTATATTTAGATTGTTCTGTCATGTTTATAATGCCCTGACCTGACCAATCCTTACCTTGTACTACATCAGCCTGTTTGTATCATATATCGCCTTTACTTGGTCTAAACGTAACAGCTTTTGCACAGGTGATGTCAACAGCATAAGTATTGGTTCTGGAACAAACATACAAGACAATTCTCTTGTTCATGTAGCCAAAACTAATCTTGCTGGGAAAGTTCTACCAACTATAATTGGAGACAATGTTACTGTAGGTGAGGGGCATTTATTTAAATCGAAATCATATCAACCTGGTGCactggttttttttttgaaagatttggTTTGGTAACTTATGTTTCTTTTAAGTTGTACAGGTCATAGTGCTGTTTTACATGGATGTACTGTTGAAGACGAGGCATTTGTTGGCATGGGTGCAACTTTGCTTGATGGTGTTCATGTTGAGAAAAATGCCATGGTTGCTGCGGGAGCCCTTGTGAGGCAAAATACGAGGATTCCATGCGGAGAGGTTTGCGAGGCTATATACATCTAATCATTCTCTGTCCTCCTGTTAACAAGCCATTAGTTTTGCTTACTGTCATTAGTTGGAAATCTTTTGGTGCCCATCTAAGTAGTGCTATTAGTATATCAGTACATCACTCTTATTTATCTGGTTGCTCAAATTATAAAGCATTGGGTGAAAAGTGATTTATGTTATGGTCCAATTCTTTTATTACAGGTATGGGGAGGCAATCCTGCAAAGTTCTTGAGGAAGCTCACTCAGGAAGAAATAGCCTTCATCTCTGAGTCCGCTACAAATTATTCCAACTTGGCTCAGGTTCATGCAAGCGAAAATGCAAAGAGTTTTGATGAAATTGAGTTTGAAAAGGTTCTAAGAAAGAAGTTTGCACACAAGGACGAGGAATATGATTCTATGCTGGGTGTAGTTCGTGAGACTCCCCAGGAACTTATCCTGCCTGATAATGTCCTACCCGAAAAGGCAGCCGTAGCACCAAAGGCATCTTGATGTGTGAGATTTTCCCAGTTAGGTACTTCATAAGGTTCAATAGCAATGTATTTTCACTTTTAAGTGGGGTAATATGGCACTTCATTACCTTTCTTTTACAATAATTTCTGAAGCTAGACGAGTGTTGAAGACCAGATCTTCTAGGCATTTCTTCCTTGCGACTTTGCTCACCCTCTTTCATCTATGAAAGGATATCATTCATCTTGAGAAAGAAACGTGTATTTGAATTTTTGTGTTGATTAACTTCAAGTTAAACTGCTTGGTGTACGTGTTTGACGAGAAATAAGCTTGTGGGAGTTTTCAGCTAGCTTTTGCCTTCAATTTATCTAGCTTTCCTTGTTATGCTCTTCTGTAGTAGGAAGTAGACGAAAAATATCTGGATTATGGTATAATATGCGAACAGGTATGGTTTTTGTAACTTTATTGCAACGAACCCTTGGAGAAGCATCATTCTTTCCACTGATttctatatcatatatattactgtaattcttataaataaaaatgagtGGGAACATGAGGTGCTTGCTTTCGGCTGGTCGAAAGGCGTGGTATCATACAAGTTGGaactttttgtttgtttgttcgTATTGCTCTCTCACTCATAATTCAATTGATGCGCAAAACACAGTGAAATCATTTTCCAGACCTTAATTATTGCATATATTATACTCCTATCTACAATCTAGAGCATGGTGCTCCAAATTCTACCTGGCCTGAGTCTACGGTCAGTGCTTCACGTTTGTTTTACTATCCACTAGAACTGCTAGCTTTGTCGTCTATTCACAGCTTTTCTATGAATCTTAGATTTACAATATCTAGCTCAATCATCGCCAATCTGGTCCCTGTTTTTGCTCAGTTTTCAGCTGATTCTCCGCTGTTGCTTAGTACCTACTTGATCTAGCCGGTGCAGAGTTCAGACACACGGTAACACAAGTATTTACATTTTCGCGTGTTGTAGTCGGGACCTAAAAGATTTAACGGAACAGTACATCTCGCAACAATGGAAAAATTTCGTTGTTGCGAGACAATTATAAAGCCTAAATGCGTAATGCAAGTATTGGTGAACCTTTAAACTGCAAACATGGACAATCTTGTGCAGATCTCCTGCGTTGAGATGAACGAGATTCGAATCTTTCGATCATTGTATTACAACCTTATGTCGAAATATATTGAGATgacgattttttttattttatttttttagatttctTCATTAAATAGTTACTACCGATGATCTTGGACACTGATTTATCAGAGCAGGTCGAGTGGACACTGACTGATTACAAAGTGGCACACCATTATTAAGCCTttaataatagtatattataacGAAATGAAATAAGATAGAATCTTTGGTGGGGGCTTGGGCGCGGCTCTTGCAGTGGTGTGCTTCTTGCCACTGTCATAATAAATAAGCAAATAAGCATGCCTTTGTGGGAAGGAGCCAAGTCTCGAGCACTGCAATAAACTGAGGTGATACAGCTTACAAGTGAACGTAATAGTCTCAATGGGTGCAGAAACAACGGCAGCATTTGTTGCGGTGGAAGCTCCGGTGATTGTTGGCCTTCAGCCTTCTGCACTGGTTGATCATATGGCGAGGGTAGACTGGTCTGTTCTTCACATTCCCGGAGAGACTGGTGGTTCACTCCCGGTATACATGATTTTCTTTCTCCTTCGCATAATCAGTTCTTTTCTTATGCAAAATCTCAATTTGTATGTTTCTTTTATTTATGACTTGTATCACCGTAGCCTAGTGAATATCTCCTGTCTCTTGGTAAGAAGATGACGATGATCAGGTTTCATTGAAGGCACGTGTGTATGAGTATCAGAGTAATGGTCCTCCTGTCAAAACCATTCTTGCATTTTACATTGCAGAAATGAATTTCATGTGACAATCTTCTTTGGTTGCGAAAAAGGACATCAGTTCAATCTCTGTCACTAATTCAATACCGCATCTGATTTTGCATCCTATGCTGCATATTGATTTTCAGTATTGCTCACAGGTTGCTATCGAAGAGCTGGAGTACATACTTAGTCAGGTGAAGATACACCTTCAATCCTCAAATGGCCAATCCCCTCTGAAGACGATTGCAGGAGGTAGCGTTGCCAATACAATTCGCGGTCTAGCTTCTGGATTTGGCATTACATGTGGTATCATTGGTGCATGTGGGAACGATGAACAAGGGGAACTGTTCTTGCAGAACATGAAATACAACAATGTGAATCTCTCCAACTTGATAGCCAAAAAGGGCGCAACTGCACAAGTAATAAgccaattattttatttttttctgatcTTTGTTTGCACCTCTCGTTATTCTGGAAACTTGACTCTAATTAGGTTCCGTTGCATTATTCTACAGTGTGTGTGTTTAGTGGATGGAACTGGTAACCGTACAATGCGACCTTGTCTGTCAAGTGCAGTTAGACTACAGGTGCTCATTGCTCTTTTTAGGCATCGATTCAACCTAAAGAATTCAGTTTATATGTGTAGTTAAAGTCTTCCTACTCTTTGGCTCGCTTTTCAGGCAGATGACTTGAGAGGAGATCACTTCAGAGGTTCCAAGGTTATTATCCCAAGTTCTAAAACgatgaaaaaattattaatccTGGTTAATATTACGTGTGAAATGTGAGTGTGATGTTTAGATGCACTGATGTGTCAATTTCAGTGGCTGGTTTTGAGATATGGGATTTTCAATTTGGAAGTGATCCATGCTGCTGTTAGGATTGCCAAGCAAGAACAGGTTTTGGTCTCCCTGGATTTGGCCAGTTTCGAGGTATAAAATCATACTGACAGCTTATTGCCTTGTTTTCGACCCCAAAGATTATAAATTCATAATCAGAATCATGATTACTTAGTTATGCATATGTATCTGTTAAACAAACTTTCATTGGTAGATGGTGCGGAACTTCAGGCAACCCCTTTTGGAGTTACTGGAGTCCGGTAATGTTGACCTCTGTTTTGCTAATGAGGATGAAGCAAAAGAGGTGGTAAGGTGAGCCACTTGGTGATAATTTATAATCTATACCTTCTATAATCACTAGTAGCACGAGTTCTAGGTCTGGCGAAACTAAGTAATGCACGAAAGATGGTTCTGTCTTTAagctataaaaatattaatttcctGCATTTACATATTTTTGAACTATAATACTATGAATTGAATAGTTTTAGTATCAGTATACTAGTAGTGAGTATCGTGATGACCTTGCAGGGGTGAGGGTGAGGGGCATACTGATCCTGAAGCTGCTCTAGATTATCTGGGAACACGATGCAAATGGGCAGTAGTAACGCTAGGTTCTAAAGGTTGCATAGCAAAGCATGGAAACCAGGTTAgacacttctataattttgtaaaatttggaatAGTGAAAAAatgacaattttttttagagGGGACACGTGCATCTTACTAGATCCGTCCCTGGCTGGAGTACATAACTCTCGTAGTGAACCAAGTTGGCATAAGTCCTGTTCTTCCAAAATATTGAAACACATGCAATATTGTCTCAGGTAGTTAGAGTTCCTGCATTAGGAGAGACACAAGTATCCGATGCCACGGGAGCAGGAGACCTCTTTGCAAGCGGATTCTTGTATGGATTGTTGAAAGGATTATCCCTCGAGGACTGCTGCAAAGTAGGCGCTTGCAGTGGCGGATCAGTGATCCGTTCACTAGGAGGCGAAGTGTCACAGGAGAACAGGCATTGGATGTATAAACAGATGCAAATCAATGGTCTCTCTGTTCCCGAACTCGGCCTCTGATTAATCTCCTCCGAGACAGAATAAGCATTACAGTATTATTGCATTCTCTGTGATGCTTGCTTGTTCTATCTCCAGCAACCTCTTTGctccttttcttttttacaaGGACAGCCATGTAGTCCATCTTCTGGAAAAAAGTGACGAACAAACTTGCTAGTCCTAATTTACTTTAACTTGGCTATCTACTGGTATTTTGTTATTTCTTCTAAGGATTATACATCCGCTAGTACTAGTTAATTTTTACTTGGCTATCTATTTGTATTTTGTTATGTTCGTGGAAGAGCAAACACTCAAAAGATAAATTTAACGTATGTTAGTTAAATGATagaagaaattttttatttttgacttctTTGTTTACAAGATAGAAACGGTTTATTTGTATCTATATTgcataatttataattcaatttcCGACTTATAAGACTGACAAATTGAAATTTCTGATTATTTTTGGtgacatatttatttttgaaatatgattttacaaatatgtaGAACACCATTTTAAAAGTTaacttataataatttattattatgatgaataatttttatacatgtaaattataaatataaaagtaaattatttgaacacataaattaaagattattttttaaaaaatatttttcacataTAAATGATAAACATTTATTTAGAGTTAATAAAACCGCGCCTTAATCTTTAGGTTTAGGTATTGTGTTGCTGTTAATAGCAGTTTTgaaaactgtttgataaatctaaaatGGGTCCTATTCCACAGCAACCGCGTGTAAGataagggttatctaacacactgtacgggggccGTTGGATTTATATTTCAAGGGCTCAGATCCAATTTTAGGTTTTTAATGTATCCGCGGTTATTTTCCGCGGAAGGGAGTTTTCCCTATCCGCGGTTTTTTATAAcggatacattaaaatctcAGATTGGATCTGGGcctttgaaatatagatctaaCGGCCCCcatacagtgtgttagataacccttatCTAACACGCGGTTGTCAAGGAACATGACCCATCTAAAATAGCTTTTTTGAACAGTAACTTTTAGCTGAAAAACTGTTTTTAGATAAAGCAAATTCTcctatatttttggaaaaaactgTTTTCAACTTTTGCAGAAAACTGTTACTCccctgtccctctcatttttttaacggttactattttgggatgtccccctcatttctttacgttactataaatagtaagtttttctcatcattacatcCACTATCTTCCcatactatctcatatttaacaataaaaaccaatattacacccactactttcatccactatctcaaatttattattaaatattggtaggtcccaccactttacccacttttcatctaactttactcattttttatacattatctTGGTTTCCGTGTcctcctccaatgtaaacaattgaggggacggagggagtacaaatttCACTATCGATCCTCACCAAagacttaaattttttatattataatttaaaataagttacaaaaaaaaaaaatcaaacatatcaGCACTTTTTTTCAAACAGCACAACAATTTCTAACAGCACTTCCAAGCATCACTTTTTCAAACAGCACAACAATTTCTAACAGCACTCCCAAGCATATCCTCGGCAGAGTTCCTCTTTGCAGATTAATCATACGCTAAGGGATGCGTCAGGCCGTCAGGGTGTCTCTCTGATATCTCTGTCTCTCTATGACCTGTCTCTCTCATTTTCAGTACATTTATTTCTTTAAAATGAAAGATTTTAATAATGAAAATGATATGAATAAAGCATGAGTATGAATGTATGATTGAGGTAAGAGTCTTCTGGGAGATGTGACTTACACATACATAAAGTAGCCAGCACGATTGACCCACAAGGCCTCTCATTTTCTGCTGTGTGTATAACTATGTGTAGATGCACTCCACTACTCCAGTGCTAAAGCGATAATTGCACCTCCCCCTGTACTTTTTGCTGCAAAATTACAAAAACATCAACCATTTATCCAACGTGGCATCGCATCATTGGTGTTTGGACTAAATATACCTGAATGAAGTTTGTATTCTTAAAGATAATCTCTGttggagaaaaagaaaagagcaattttcttataatttctaAATCTTGAAGTTCTCACTGCAATTATCTCTTTGAATTCTAATACTTCCATACATCAGTTATACAGGGAATACTGTACCTAAATCATATTTACATGTCATCACCGGTCCAGGACTCACTCTCGCCCTCACGCAATCCATCTCCTCGCCCCACCCAATTCACCACCCAATTCATCTCTGCCCGC
This genomic window from Daucus carota subsp. sativus chromosome 7, DH1 v3.0, whole genome shotgun sequence contains:
- the LOC108193215 gene encoding uncharacterized protein LOC108193215 yields the protein MVVLSGYLCRHNYLIPSRSLLKRWLSCPAEEFVNAYSLLGVSESSSFSEIKSSFRKLAKQTHPDLAPNDPSVSQRFVQILAAYQILSDSEKRAHYDRYLLSQRSLVQRQSRQGSVLYKYESHSTMKQMEVVEWLRWYRYAISDILSEKRVVVGSGYLDVLERDFYSALHVAYYGPEIESMDLLPDSFEAEERSASETPEVLHIVSGRDLFGMVRIAKRIPEISHTCNVKLSTFSSTDLRVCESTENARTQKKYGLSDSSFCQMHTTSSDQPTSDAYKDLELHISGRVIAVGTRVPPMQNEDSEDHIHIYLNPDPASIPLSLEFPRDSEGVSSGSRTPLGTIVGLGTSSDEGSCYVRNNLGTKTHIIMKHRTLLVKHLHWYHIGDEASVCECRCRRAQLPPSRFWLFEPRCGMHDIGGWYVETFGRDKKGRNVLSQRYWDGLDTSEHFDKRLHPAMYLLALAYRTLDIENKKKQKQTTQYISADNMSRICSWWKKLV
- the LOC108196675 gene encoding gamma carbonic anhydrase 1, mitochondrial; the protein is MGTLGKAIYTVGFWIRETGQAIDRLGCRLQGKYYFQEQLSRHRTLMNVYDKAPKVDKDAFVAPSASVIGNVNVGHASSIWYGCVLRGDVNSISIGSGTNIQDNSLVHVAKTNLAGKVLPTIIGDNVTVGHSAVLHGCTVEDEAFVGMGATLLDGVHVEKNAMVAAGALVRQNTRIPCGEVWGGNPAKFLRKLTQEEIAFISESATNYSNLAQVHASENAKSFDEIEFEKVLRKKFAHKDEEYDSMLGVVRETPQELILPDNVLPEKAAVAPKAS
- the LOC108196674 gene encoding uncharacterized protein LOC108196674, whose product is MGAETTAAFVAVEAPVIVGLQPSALVDHMARVDWSVLHIPGETGGSLPVAIEELEYILSQVKIHLQSSNGQSPLKTIAGGSVANTIRGLASGFGITCGIIGACGNDEQGELFLQNMKYNNVNLSNLIAKKGATAQCVCLVDGTGNRTMRPCLSSAVRLQADDLRGDHFRGSKWLVLRYGIFNLEVIHAAVRIAKQEQVLVSLDLASFEMVRNFRQPLLELLESGNVDLCFANEDEAKEVVRGEGEGHTDPEAALDYLGTRCKWAVVTLGSKGCIAKHGNQVVRVPALGETQVSDATGAGDLFASGFLYGLLKGLSLEDCCKVGACSGGSVIRSLGGEVSQENRHWMYKQMQINGLSVPELGL